A genome region from Erigeron canadensis isolate Cc75 chromosome 3, C_canadensis_v1, whole genome shotgun sequence includes the following:
- the LOC122592448 gene encoding histidinol-phosphate aminotransferase, chloroplastic-like isoform X1, producing the protein MGVINGCSSSLCMIKSNHNDFAFSLSPSFAFLRNQRTFSSGRRMFDCMASASSSSEAVAAAPAVKQQLTGDSFIRSHLRELSPYQPILPFEVLSTRLGRKPEDIVKLDANENPYGPPPEVFEALGQLKFPYIYPDPESRTLRAALAEDSGLESEHILVGCGADELIDLIMRCVLDPGDIIVDCPPTFTMYEFDAAVNCARVIKVPRKKDFSLDVQRITEAIEHEKPKIIFLTSPNNPDGSVISDDVLLKILDLPILVVLDEAYIEFSGLDSKMGWVKKHDNLIVLRTFSKRAGLAGLRVGYGAFPSSIIQYLWRAKQPYNVSVAAEVSACAALQNPTYLEKVKVALVQERERLYKLLKEVPFLNPYPSYSNFILCEVTGGRDAKKLKEDLAKMGVMIRHYSNKELKGYVRVSVGKPEQTDTLMECIKRVS; encoded by the exons ATGGGTGTAATTAATGGGTGTTCTTCATCTCTTTGCATGATAAAATCCAACCACAATGATTTCGCCTTTTCGTTATCGCCATCATTTGCTTTTTTAAGAAATCAAAGGACTTTTAGTAGTGGCAGGAGGATGTTTGATTGTATGGCTTCGGCTTCTTCGTCGAGTGAAGCCGTAGCAGCAGCACCAGCTGTTAAACAGCAGTTGACTGGGGATTCATTTATCAGGTCTCATCTTAGAGAATTGTCCCCGTATCAGCCCATTTTGCCGTTCGAG GTTTTGTCAACTCGTCTCGGTAGGAAGCCTGAGGACATTGTAAAGTTAGATGCAAATGAGAACCCATATGGTCCACCTCCAGAG GTATTTGAGGCATTGGGACAATTGAAATTTCCTTATATTTACCCTGACCCTGAAAGTCGTACATTGCGTGCTGCCCTTGCCGAGGACTCTGGCCTTGAATCTGAGCATATCCTTGTGGGGTGTGGGGCTGATGAGTTAATCGATCTCATTATGAG GTGTGTTCTAGATCCGGGTGACATTATTGTTGATTGTCCTCCAACCTTTACGATGTATGAATTTGATGCAGCTGTTAATTGTGCACGTGTCATAAAGG TACCCCGGAAGAAAGACTTCAGCTTGGATGTACAAAGGATTACTGAAGCCATTGAGCATGAGAAACCAAAGATCATATTTCTAACTTCTCCAAACAATCCTGATGGGAG TGTGATTAGTGATGATGTCTTGTTGAAGATACTTGATCTACCAATACTTGTTGTACTGGATGAAGCATATATTGAATTTTCGGGACTTGATTCTAAGATGGGATGGGTAAAGAAGCATGATAACCTTATTGTTCTCCGTACATTCAGTAAAAGAGCCG GCTTAGCTGGACTACGAGTTGGCTATGGTGCATTTCCTTCGAGTATTATCCAGTACCTATGGAGAGCAAAGCAGCCATATAATGTGTCTGTTGCCGCTGAAGTCTCTGCTTGTGCAGCACTGCAGAATCCCACATATTTGGAG AAAGTTAAAGTTGCCCTGGTACAAGAAAGAGAGAGGCTTTACAAGCTTTTGAAAGAAGTGCCCTTTCTAAATCCATATCCAAGCTATTCAAATTTTATTCTTTGCGAGGTTACTGGTGGAAGGGATGCTAAGAAGCTAAAG GAAGACCTTGCAAAAATGGGTGTGATGATACGTCACTACAGCAATAAAGAATTGAAGGGTTATGTTCGTGTTTCTGTTGGTAAACCTGAACAAACTGATACTTTAATGGAATGCATTAAACGTGTATCTTGA
- the LOC122592448 gene encoding histidinol-phosphate aminotransferase, chloroplastic-like isoform X2 has product MFDCMASASSSSEAVAAAPAVKQQLTGDSFIRSHLRELSPYQPILPFEVLSTRLGRKPEDIVKLDANENPYGPPPEVFEALGQLKFPYIYPDPESRTLRAALAEDSGLESEHILVGCGADELIDLIMRCVLDPGDIIVDCPPTFTMYEFDAAVNCARVIKVPRKKDFSLDVQRITEAIEHEKPKIIFLTSPNNPDGSVISDDVLLKILDLPILVVLDEAYIEFSGLDSKMGWVKKHDNLIVLRTFSKRAGLAGLRVGYGAFPSSIIQYLWRAKQPYNVSVAAEVSACAALQNPTYLEKVKVALVQERERLYKLLKEVPFLNPYPSYSNFILCEVTGGRDAKKLKEDLAKMGVMIRHYSNKELKGYVRVSVGKPEQTDTLMECIKRVS; this is encoded by the exons ATGTTTGATTGTATGGCTTCGGCTTCTTCGTCGAGTGAAGCCGTAGCAGCAGCACCAGCTGTTAAACAGCAGTTGACTGGGGATTCATTTATCAGGTCTCATCTTAGAGAATTGTCCCCGTATCAGCCCATTTTGCCGTTCGAG GTTTTGTCAACTCGTCTCGGTAGGAAGCCTGAGGACATTGTAAAGTTAGATGCAAATGAGAACCCATATGGTCCACCTCCAGAG GTATTTGAGGCATTGGGACAATTGAAATTTCCTTATATTTACCCTGACCCTGAAAGTCGTACATTGCGTGCTGCCCTTGCCGAGGACTCTGGCCTTGAATCTGAGCATATCCTTGTGGGGTGTGGGGCTGATGAGTTAATCGATCTCATTATGAG GTGTGTTCTAGATCCGGGTGACATTATTGTTGATTGTCCTCCAACCTTTACGATGTATGAATTTGATGCAGCTGTTAATTGTGCACGTGTCATAAAGG TACCCCGGAAGAAAGACTTCAGCTTGGATGTACAAAGGATTACTGAAGCCATTGAGCATGAGAAACCAAAGATCATATTTCTAACTTCTCCAAACAATCCTGATGGGAG TGTGATTAGTGATGATGTCTTGTTGAAGATACTTGATCTACCAATACTTGTTGTACTGGATGAAGCATATATTGAATTTTCGGGACTTGATTCTAAGATGGGATGGGTAAAGAAGCATGATAACCTTATTGTTCTCCGTACATTCAGTAAAAGAGCCG GCTTAGCTGGACTACGAGTTGGCTATGGTGCATTTCCTTCGAGTATTATCCAGTACCTATGGAGAGCAAAGCAGCCATATAATGTGTCTGTTGCCGCTGAAGTCTCTGCTTGTGCAGCACTGCAGAATCCCACATATTTGGAG AAAGTTAAAGTTGCCCTGGTACAAGAAAGAGAGAGGCTTTACAAGCTTTTGAAAGAAGTGCCCTTTCTAAATCCATATCCAAGCTATTCAAATTTTATTCTTTGCGAGGTTACTGGTGGAAGGGATGCTAAGAAGCTAAAG GAAGACCTTGCAAAAATGGGTGTGATGATACGTCACTACAGCAATAAAGAATTGAAGGGTTATGTTCGTGTTTCTGTTGGTAAACCTGAACAAACTGATACTTTAATGGAATGCATTAAACGTGTATCTTGA
- the LOC122593293 gene encoding UPF0664 stress-induced protein C29B12.11c translates to MALNPNLYPNGMPVAFVNEMFVLIRDGVEFQIDKIPGANGGVAKSKGKIYLSNVRMVFVADKPANNFIAFDMPLLYVHGEKFNQPIFYCNNISGLVEPVVPDDQHRALYSTHSFKILFKEGGCGTFVPLFFNLIKSVRQYNQQYSAAASEPRADPLRAAETPVDEMMRSAYVDPSDPTRIFLQQPNSDSQLRRRTYHPQPE, encoded by the exons ATGGCTTTGAACCCTAATCTGTATCCCAATGGTATGCCCGTAGCTTTCGTCAACGAGATGTTCGTCTTGATCCGAGACGGTGTCGAATTCCAGATTGACAAGATCCCCGg GGCTAATGGAGGAGTTGCGAAATCAAAGGGTAAAATATATTTGTCCAACGTTCGCATGGTGTTTGTTGCTGATAAGCCTGCCAACAATTTTATTGCGTTTGATATGCCCTTG CTGTATGTGCATGGAGAAAAGTTTAATCAGCCGATTTTTTACTGCAACAATATATCTGGACTCGTGGAGCCT GTGGTTCCAGATGACCAACACAGGGCATTATACTCGACTCATTCCTTCAAGATTTTGTTCAAGGAAGGAGGTTGTGGAACATTTGTGCCCTTGTTTTTCAACCTGATAAAATCTGTGAGACAATATAATCAGCAATATAGTGCTGCTGCATCAGAGCCCCGTGCTGATCCTTTAAGAGCAGCAGAAACTCCAGTTGACGAGATGATGAGATCTGC ATATGTTGATCCAAGTGACCCAACAAGGATCTTTCTGCAGCAGCCAAATTCTGATTCACAGCTGAGACGCCGTACATATCATCCCCAGCCTGAATAA
- the LOC122591711 gene encoding cation/H(+) antiporter 14-like — MVLDTVANFGYLLHIFVVGVQIDTTILKSVHRHMVLMGCMSFMLPYAVCLLCLMPLSNIVEMDEITFHTLPFVAALTSMTTFPAVTSTLSDLNLLNSDLGRLCCSTALVTDVFSYVIALALNTIGVALERQEWKPLKNVLYIICFLISMVYVLRPFVLWMAKRVPEGQQIKESQFVAVLAAVLVCGFLSECLGQNASFGGFTMGICVPDGPPFGLALVNRIDWMASNILVPAKFAISAFKVNLKSLGGDHVFAALITEAIIILAYLAKFTCNFLLAMYFSVPLQDAFHFAMIMCTKGIIDVSTFSLIRANEVVTDQAYSLLILNMLLVTGCTRFLLWHFYDPSTRYKAYKRNSILECEPGDFLRMVVCIHNEDNVPSIINLLEASNPTTHQRIEVITMNLEQLEGRSSAILIPSSEVEKIPSAQSRVLQTGNAFKYFMERNYNSVLVEHFVAMAPYRTMHEDIFTIAINKCANIVIVPFHKRWAIDGSIDATFPGIRSVNLKIMEKTPCSIGILVDRGQIGGPQSVLTGRTKVFHITQLFLGGADDREALAYSCRMAQHYHTSLLLVLLRPKHTDVELTPKLHDKRLDKEMIDRFRMECKGRDVYIQEEVAKDALETIQLVRAMDKNCDLFIVGREHGYAYSQLTYGLSECAQCPELGGIGDLLATAEFSFSVLVVQQQPMERVELDDSQFGWK, encoded by the exons ATGGTTCTTGACACGGTGGCCAACTTTGGGTACTTGTTACACATTTTCGTCGTTGGGGTTCAAATTGACACAACTATTTTAAAAAGTGTGCATAGGCACATGGTGCTCATGGGTTGCATGTCCTTTATGCTACCTTATGCAGTTTGCTTGTTGTGCTTAATGCCTTTGTCTAATATAGTCGAGATGGATGAGATTACGTTCCATACTCTGCCTTTCGTTGCTGCTTTAACTTCAATGACAACATTTCCGGCGGTCACCAGCACTCTGTCAGacttaaacttgttgaattcAGATCTTGGCAGATTATGTTGCAGCACGGCTTTGGTTACTGATGTCTTCAGTTACGTTATTGCTTTAGCGTTGaatactattggtgtagctttaGAAAGACAAGAGTGGAAGCCGTTGAAGAATGttttatatatcatttgttTTTTGATATCCATGGTTTACGTACTTCGCCCATTTGTGTTGTGGATGGCCAAAAGGGTTCCTGAAGGTCAACAGATAAAGGAAAGTCAATTTGTTGCAGTGCTTGCAGCAGTATTAGTTTGTGGGTTTTTATCCGAATGCTTAGGACAAAATGCTTCTTTCGGTGGTTTCACAATGGGCATATGTGTGCCTGATGGGCCACCTTTTGGTTTGGCTTTGGTGAACCGAATAGACTGGATGGCTTCTAACATTTTGGTTCCTGCCAAATTTGCAATCAGTGCATTCAAAGTGAATTTGAAGTCACTTGGAGGTGATCATGTGTTTGCTGCTTTGATCACTGAGGCTATCATTATTTTAGCATACTTGGCTAAGTTCACATGTAACTTTCTTTTAGCCATGTATTTCAGTGTGCCGCTACAGGATGCATTTCATTTTGCTATGATTATGTGCACCAAAGGCATTATTGACGTCTCTACCTTTTCCCTTATACGAGCTAACGAG GTGGTAACGGATCAAGCATACTCGCTACTCATACTGAACATGCTATTAGTAACAGGATGTACAAGGTTTCTTCTATGGCATTTCTATGATCCATCAACAAGATACAAAGCATACAAGCGAAACAGCATCTTAGAATGTGAACCAGGCGATTTCCTCAGAATGGTGGTTTGCATTCACAATGAAGACAATGTCCCATCCATCATAAACCTTTTGGAAGCGTCAAATCCCACAACACATCAACGTATTGAAGTTATCACAATGAACTTAGAACAGCTTGAAGGTCGATCATCTGCTATTTTAATACCGAGTTCAGAAGTTGAAAAGATCCCTTCAGCCCAAAGTCGAGTGTTACAGACTGGGAATGCTTTCAAATACTTCATGGAACGTAATTACAATTCCGTTTTGGTTGAACACTTCGTTGCCATGGCACCATATCGAACCATGCATGAAGACATCTTCACTATTGCTATTAACAAATGTGCTAATATTGTTATTGTCCCGTTTCACAAGCGTTGGGCTATTGATGGAAGTATCGATGCCACATTTCCTGGAATTAGATCAGTCAACTTAAAAATCATGGAGAAAACCCCTTGTTCTATTGGTATACTTGTTGACAGGGGACAAATTGGAGGACCTCAATCCGTGTTAACTGGGCGAACCAAGGTGTTCCATATAACCCAACTTTTTCTTGGAGGTGCAGACGATAGAGAGGCACTTGCATACAGTTGTAGGATGGCACAACACTATCACACGAGTCTATTACTAGTTTTACTAAGGCCAAAGCACACAGACGTTGAGCTGACACCCAAACTGCATGATAAAAGATTGGATAAAGAGATGATTGATCGATTTAGGATGGAATGCAAGGGACGAGATGTTTACATTCAAGAAGAGGTGGCAAAAGATGCATTAGAAACGATACAGTTAGTAAGGGCCATGGATAAAAACTGTGATTTGTTTATAGTTGGTCGCGAACATGGTTATGCTTATTCTCAGTTAACGTATGGACTATCAGAATGCGCACAATGCCCTGAGTTAGGGGGGATTGGTGACTTGTTAGCTACAGCAGAGTTTAGTTTTTCTGTTCTAGTTGTGCAACAGCAGCCCATGGAAAGAGTTGAATTAGACGATTCACAGTTTGGATGGAAATGA
- the LOC122591712 gene encoding uncharacterized protein LOC122591712, with translation MNPKTRIESQESSVHVPIDDAIFEPQSSIESSISNTDGSVSGARQGNRWAPEKKITLFALRLAILEKAATGLGTLGFIWATVVLLGGFAITIDQTDFWFITIILLIEGTRIFSRSHELEWQHQATWSLADAGINSFRAIKSRSHILVRAFTALKSQSSKERPHLRTLKTSRNLQKKKTLTRTWTSSDVPLLPYGQWVFLSRNISRLLYWLQLASATACVVLSLIKLVKQNYGEIEKGDTDKRNRKSALTIFYALALAEALLFLLEKAYWEWKVMYKKLLERVNNECELGPFGMISVRRFFYDAYEKCVNGSIFDGLKMDLVSFAMELLDSDSSDEQLIGIRILESFTKNARFSKDTLQKIGITITVIERLVEILNWKDPQEEEIRKSAAEILAKLAGKKQNSLRVAGIPGAMESISSLLHIHRNHTSTSCGEISKKEIITDKEDYGFWTFNQLGLQILKKLARDHDNCGKIGNTKGLLTKIIDFTDAGERLLKDERVTESQISTVKTSLQVVKMLVSTTGSTGRQLRADISEVIFTISYIRNILRYGEKHPVLQKLGIEILTSLALEADATERIGGTGGVFKELFTIFFREAAPETYNHVRLAAGEALGMLASESMNNCHRILKLKVIENLVAALDSPLLRINSARILRNLCIYSGSECSQQLQGITAAAPTVLKEIMTEEIKLQEVMVGLAAHVFKYMTSQEASVMFKRAGIQETDLAMALVQILKKYPQPQTKVPRVRRYVVELAIWMMKDTRANIKTFKNLGIREELEGITETTSEVESFNIFSGAIGLSRYKTSIHSLVETAMNLLADE, from the exons ATGAATCCAAAAACAAGAATAGAAAGCCAAGAAAGTAGTGTTCATGTTCCAATAGACGACGCGATTTTTGAGCCACAAAGTAGTATTGAAAGCAGCATTAGCAATACTGATGGATCGGTTTCAGGAGCAAGACAAGGGAACCGATGGGCACCTGAAAAGAAAATTACCCTTTTTGCCCTTCGGCTCGCTATTCTTGAAAAGGCGGCCACAGGACTAGGGACCCTTGGGTTCATATGGGCTACTgttgttttacttggtggatttGCTATTACTATAGACCAAACCGATTTTTGGTTCATTACGATTATTTTGTTGATAGAAGGTACCAGGATCTTTAGCAGGAGCCATGAGCTAGAATGGCAGCATCAAGCAACTTGGTCATTAGCCGATGCTGGGATCAATAGTTTTCGTGCTATAAAGTCTCGTTCCCATATTTTGGTTAGAGCTTTTACGGCTCTGAAGAGCCAATCTAGTAAAGAACGTCCTCATCTGAGGACGCTAAAGACTAGTAGGAACTtgcaaaagaaaaagactttgaCTCGTACATGGACAAGTTCAGATGTTCCTCTGCTTCCTTACGGACAATGGGTATTTTTGTCAAGAAATATAAGTCGGCTTCTTTATTGGCTACAATTAGCATCAGCAACAGCTTGTGTGGTGTTATCGCTGATAAAACTTGTGAAACAGAactatggagagattgaaaaaGGAGATACTGACAAGAGGAATCGTAAATCAGCTTTGACTATATTCTATGCATTGGCATTGGCAGAGGCGCTTCTGTTTCTTTTGGAAAAAGCTTATTGGGAATGGAAGGTGATGTACAAGAAGTTATTAGAACGGGTAAACAACGAGTGTGAATTAGGACCATTTGGGATGATTTCAGTAAGGCGGTTTTTTTATGATGCATATGAGAAATGTGTTAATGGAAGTATCTTTGATGGGTTAAAGATGGATTTAGTTTCATTTGCTATGGAACTTTTGGATTCTGACTCATCAGATGAGCAACTTATTGGGAtcagaatcttggaaagttttaCAAAAAATGCCCGTTTTTCCAAAGACACGCTTCAGAAGATTGGAATCACGATAACAGTGATAGAACGGTTGGTGGAAATACTGAACTGGAAAGATCCGCAAGAGGAAGAGATTAGGAAATCTGCAGCTGAAATTCTAGCAAAACTAGctggaaaaaaacaaaattccCTTCGGGTTGCAGGAATTCCAGGTGCAATGGAATCTATATCTTCTCTATTACATATCCATAGAAACCATACTTCCACATCGTGTggtgaaatttcaaaaaaagagATCATTACCGACAAAGAAGACTATGGATTTTGGACATTCAATCAATTGGgtcttcaaattttgaagaaacTTGCTCGTGATCATGACAATTGTGGAAAGATTGGAAACACAAAAGGGCTGTTAACCAAAATCATAGACTTCACAGACGCCGGTGAGAGGTTATTGAAAGATGAAAGGGTCACGGAGTCTCAGATTTCAACTGTGAAAACATCTTTACAAGTGGTAAAGATGTTGGTAAGCACAACGGGAAGTACAGGCAGACAGCTACGGGCAGATATATCAGAGGTGATTTTCACAATTAGTTACATAAGAAATATATTAAGATATGGTGAGAAACACCCAGTGTTGCAGAAACTTGGTATAGAAATATTAACAAGTTTGGCCCTTGAAGCTGATGCTACAGAGAGGATAGGGGGAACCGGAGGAGTTTTTAAGGAGCTATTTACTATTTTCTTTCGAGAGGCGGCACCTGAAACTTATAATCATGTGAGATTAGCAGCCGGAGAAGCACTTGGGATGCTGGCATCTGAAAGCATGAATAACTGTCATCGTATATTGAAACTGAAAGTTATCGAGAACCTTGTTGCTGCTTTGGATAGCCCGTTGCTTAGAATCAATTCAGCAAGGATTTTAAGAAACTTATGCATTTACAGTGGCTCAGAGTGCTCCCAACAGCTACAGGGCATAACTGCTGCCGCGCCTACT GTACTAAAGGAAATCATGACAGAAGAAATCAAGTTGCAGGAAGTAATGGTTGGATTAGCAGCGCATGTCTTTAAATATATGACATCTCAAGAAGCCAGTGTCATGTTTAAAAGAGCCGGAATACAAGAAACTGATTTAGCTATGGCGCTCGTGCAAATATTGAAAAAGTATCCACAACCACAAACCAAGGTTCCGCGAGTAAGGAGATATGTAGTGGAGTTGGCAATTTGGATGATGAAAGATACACGTGCAAATATTAAGACTTTCAAGAATCTTGGCATAAGGGAAGAGCTGGAAGGTATCACCGAGACAACATCAGAGGTCGAAAGCTTTAATATTTTCTCAGGGGCCATTGGATTGAGCAGGTACAAGACGTCGATTCATTCATTAGTAGAGACAGCAATGAACTTGCTGGCAGATGAGTAA